Sequence from the Canis lupus baileyi chromosome 24, mCanLup2.hap1, whole genome shotgun sequence genome:
aatacaaCGGAGATCACACATCATCATACAGCAacaaggggaggaaaaaaaaataccagtagTTTTATCCTTCACatgaaaggaagagaacaaaaagcttttaaaaaacaaaacccttaacATCGTATGTTTCTGaaagtttttgttcttttctttctaaattaccAAAACCAAAAAGTTTCAGAATAGTTCGTTTTGCTgaggggagtgtgtgtggggggtgttgttttcagttttcagtgGTAGAGATTTGCCAACTATACCAAACTATAAACGGGGAGGGAAAAAAGCCCATAAATAATTTACGTgtaaagataaaagaatttttaaaacaatccaGCCTTTAGCTGAAGAAATTGGGGATCACTTTGAGTGttaatgtaaaatacatttaGTCTTTAACAGCAGGAGTTCCAGACCTATTGGTGCCAAGAAGGTAACAAATAGTCTCTATCTGAGGCAGGGGAAATGGGCACTCAGCAGGAGCTTTCTTCCCTGTTGTGTTATTTATAGAGAGCTCTATTTGTTAACATGTTTCTGCtatcagggagagggagagttcAATGATTTAAAGGATTTCAAAGACAATTGTTTAATGATACAATGATTTATGTGCATTCACAAATTCCAGATATATAGCAATTTAGATTTTCAAACTGCTGTCATCAAAAGGGTAACAGGAGAGGACGCTGCTGAAAAGTAACTGGAAAATCCAAGACAAGTGACTGTACTTGAGATCGTGAAATAAAGAGAACTGCTGGAAAAGGccagattaaataaaaaatcagccATCTACCACCATCTTTGTGTTAGTAACCTAATTTTCCAGGGCCCTTTCATAGGAgtttctggattaaaaaaaaaaaatttttttttttaatcgagaACCATGAATTAATTCCCAAATCAGTAATTTgggttttctttgaataaatccTAAATGTGACTAACTGGAATGATCTGGAAGATGATTCAACTAAACTGCTCTGTTTTCACCAAAAACCAAACCTGCATGTCCCACCCCACAAACCATGTAAGAGGTTTGTTTGAAGAACAGAATGTTTTCACCATATTCATTCATAAACTAAATACTCATTTTAGAATGCTAGATTTATAATATTCTGATTATTGAAGGAATTTTCCAAGGTGCCATGTTTAAGTTTTGGTTTTAACCTATTAATACAAAATTTTCATTTGAGACAAAGTAAATTAAAGCTTCTCAACTTTAAAACGTCTTATGATTTCCATCTTtcctgttaacattttttaaccttttttttttgcattttaaaacacatcttttctctttttctaacaGTTTTTAACCTTGTATACCTTCCATCTTCACAAAATTACATGAattctatcattttgttttttaaactcttcTCATCCAGACAGAATGAGTCAATTCTAAAAGAcaaggtttttttggtttgtttttgtttttgttttttttgcaacAGAGACTTAAACGCTTCAGTGAACATGTACCAATGTGAAAGCTTCAGTAAGTGTGTACTATTTGGGGAGAGAAGAACAATATTAAAtagaatgttttccttttcaatgaagaaaatcacttatttctacttaaaaataagttcaactcaaatgattttatttgaaacttttaaaaCACCAAAGCTGAACAAGAGACATGAActggaatgaatgaatcttttgaGCACGGATGGTTACCTTCTATGCTGCCCTGCGTTCTGTAGGAAATGCCAGCTACTGCTTTAGTTCCTGGACAGGTTCGATTCTTTGGAAGTCCTTCGGAGAGCTCTCTCCCTTCTGGCTGAGAGAGGTTCTTCTTTTGTAGCATTTTGCCTGAGTAGTAGTATCTCTTGTATTTGCGAGCACAGATGTGCAGacactcttcctcctctttccaggTAAACTGGAAGAACCAGCAGCAAAGCCCTCTCTGTTTTCTTTACCTGATACAGGGAATGGCATACTCGGTTTCTGTCCAGAAGACACAGTTTCTTTAGAGAGGGACAGGCCTCCAAATCCTCTGCTGTCAACTGTACATATCGTTCTCCTTTTCGTTTTCTGGGAAGTgcaggaagtggaaggaaatggAAGTGAAATCCACACGAGCCCTTCATCTTCCAAATCTTTCCGTAGCCGTGTGCTGCGTCTTACTTTTGTTTCGCTGTTTGTTCTCTGAAAGGTTTGCTCGATGGAGTCAGATAAATCTTTATACAGTTCAGAATTTTCTAGACCAATTTCTACAGAGCTGCTCGCAAGGTAGGGAGATTCgtgatttccattttcttccaaatataaaCTCTGCCCATCGGAATAACATGAAGAGTGCCTTCTGTGCTGCTTTTCTCCACCACGCATACCAGTGCCACTTCTACCTTTTATGGAGTTTCTTCTCAAACCTGCACTcggtcttttactttcttttacgTTGTTGATTAAGACCTCTTTATTCTGGAAGTCAGACGTTAAATGCATGGTCTGCACTTTTCCTTCTGTAGCTATGAAAAAGTCATCCTGTTTTTCATACTTTATGTTTACATcttctgaaattttaaagatttggaaaatgttttccaCATTTTGACTGGCAGTAGCCAGTTCCCGAGACGGCAGGATAACACTGGATTCTGCATCATCGGCTGCCAGGGGCTCTGCGGTCACAGAAGCACAAAAAACATGACTGCTTTCGCTCTCAGGGCCCGCCTTCAGTTCATCTGCATCTTCTGACTTAatttctgcttttggaattattttatgtTCACTAGTTGCTacagcatttatatttaaatcttgaTCTAAAGCAGAGTTAATAAGCGACAAGGAACTTTTGGTGTAAGAGCTGCAGAATGCAGACAGATCGTATTTATTAAAGCCCTGATTCATCTGCAAATCTTCGGGGCTCTGGGGCAAAAGACTCTTTCCTTTAGGAGGCTTTGCTTCTTCAAGTTCTTCTTCAAGTTCACCGTTGGAGTTGAAATCATCTAAGGGATGTAAATAAGTTTAAGTCTCACTAAAAAGtaacaatggaaataaaagtcAACATATCAAACAGGTGCCATATCATCTATTCTGTGTTAAGCTTTCAAAACTCACAAGACTTAGCAAATGCTGCCCTGTACTTGCCCCCATCTGTCATCTTGCTCTTTCCTTTCTAGTTCTTCTCCAAGCCACAGgttaagaaaatatgtatttaatacatGAGTGGATAAAGTACATAATCTCAGACCATGAAAATGAGAAGTGTATCTCAAATTGCTTCCTGTAATGTACTTTCCACACTACAAGGTCAATCGGCACAAGGCGGCCACATTTCCCATTTCACAAAAAATGAATCACTGAAAGTGGGCACCGCCGTGCTTCTGAAACTTTTCTAGCTACATTTCCcctgaaatagagaaaagaaaacttggaatTCTGGCAGATCTGAGGGTACTTCTGCAGACTCTTAGGCCctgtgtttaaaaattaatataatttaaactGTATTATACTGTCACATAGAGCTTTGTTTCAATATTCTAAAAAATCTGTCCCTTCCACCTCAATCTCAAAGTCAGACTCTAGGAAGATATGCCAGGTGGAGGTGCCCGGTGTTTCTGACACCCTGTGTCACATCACACAGGTGAAAGAAACATCATTGAGGTTTTAAAGCTATGGAACACAGccttaaatagataaatcttaaaaaaaaaaaaaaaaatttttttttttttttttttttttttttaaatggggcacctgggtggctcagtctatgaagcctccaactcttgatttggttcaggtcatgataccagggttgtgagatggaccCTGgggtctggctctgtgctcagcagggagtctgcctaagattctcttcctctccctctgcccctcccccagttcccatgtatgcatgctctctctaaaacaaatatttttttaagattttaagctGTGTAACACAGCGTAAACAAATTCAGGCTTTCAGTACTCAGTACTACTGGATCCCATCTCTCTTGTTATCTCAGAGAGTATAGTTTTTAAATGGCcaaataagtataaaaaatattttaaacaaaatcagaacTGTAGGGTATACAAATCATCAGCTGAgctaaaaatctaaaaaccagTATTTCATGATTTAGGTACTTAAAATCAGGTCACATGAGGCAGAGATTAACAGAGGGTCCACTTGGTGGCAACCAACTGATATGTCACTTGGGCTTTTcatacaactttaaaaatcaatgtttatGTATTTGACATGCTAGGGAAGAAACACAGGGgtaagggatggagggaggaaaaaagaaagggatgggGGAAATGGAAAAGGGAGGAAGAATAATTTGCTTTAAACCTTTAAAACATGACACCATTggatagataaaaaaataatccttcaggtgtttttaaaaagaagttctcTAATAAGATGCAAGATGGAAAACATACACTAAGAGTCATCGTTTAAACATCTTTGGAAAAACTCCTGTCAGGGACTGGAGATATAATGAAATAAGACTTGGTCTTCAGTGTCAATGTGACTGCAACttgcaggggagggaggcagaagaacATTACAAACTAGACAGTAAAGGTGCAGTGTGAACAAAGACTCTCCCTGAAAGGCAGCTAGTGGAGCTAAATCTTAAAGGCTAAGCAGCACTGGGGCCAGATTAAAAAGAGGTGCAGTGGCCAACCCCCTGTCTCAAGACATAGTACATAAAGCGGCTGGGGTGTCGATGGtgcccaggggctggaggagcatAGGTGATGATGGGCTACCTGTGTGTGCTTTAACTCTGTGCTTTTCTGAAGTTAAGAAGCAGGTTGAAGCCAACAGTCCAAGGTGGCATATACTGTATTCGTCCTAGGATCTATTATAAATCCTATAGATATATTGCAAATGGAATGCAGGCTATATACATTTGATGACTGACAAAGACagctatttttagaaattattctatacaAAATTAACACACCAATGAACACATACTGTTATTAATTTCAGCATGATTTAGTCAATCTTCAAACTCAGGCATTATAAAACAGATGTAACTCCAATTTTTATCTAACTAGGATGTCAACTGACTTAATCTTTGCTTGCCAACATAACTGTTTCAAGGTAATCAAGTTCAACTCATAAATGTTATTTCTAATAGATGCTTGGCAGTGCCAATTCTACTGGAACATCATAgggcaattattattttttaaatttttgtccaTCTGTTACTGAGCCATCACCTTGTTTACATTTCATGATGGACCATAACACCACACAGAATTCATTTTACTTTAACAGCAtgctataaaaaaatcaaaacattaaaatgctttaaaaagaaaaaggatggaaggaaattATTTCCCCTAAAATTATATGTACTGGTACTATCTTGTGTCTTTGTTTCTCTGGGGAGAAGATCCAGAGTTTCCATGAGTTTCTGATGAGGGTAAAAGTTACCAACTACTGCTTCCTTAACTTCAAAATCTCATGGTAGTACGACACAaggttgttatttttatttatatgctcTTTAACAGTGaatggaaaaaaggcaaaaaagggtGCAACAGCAAGAAAGTGATGGAGAAGACAAAAATATCAACAGGAAAAGAGCAGGATACCTGAACACACCCTTCCGGCGCCTAGAGTGGCAGGCATCCCCTCGGAGAGCTCAGGCAGCTCGGAAATAGGACTGAGGAGCGGCTTCTTCGAAGCAAAGTCTCTTTCCCCATATAAAGACTTCTGAacactcttctttctctttgctttcttcttcctgcAACTTTTTAAAGCCTGTG
This genomic interval carries:
- the CDCA2 gene encoding cell division cycle-associated protein 2 isoform X4 — its product is MSAFQSAFHCIKENENMTDPPGFSEAEGEFKTTGSTKKESLGECQESAFRANLSSKRRRICSQSNVDEDLSDAVHLQIFSSATSNAGKMCAVDSAFADFSEKSFESGLTQSGYLVEESVSLLELTEASNGVKVAECIEGKSSSDALPPDNFIEVSADPAPEVRSLVSPLCKKDVPSSETFVLRSVLKKPSVKLFPESLQEHCDNLCDDGTHPSLISNRANCCKEQKAEGQENCKVPAFLNIRKRKRVTFGEDLSPEVFDESLPANTPLRKGGTPVRKKDLSSISPLLLEQSPPVPVQLQLSQPNFDDKGENLENIEPFQESFAVLSPLSKSSISETLSGTDSFSSSKNHEKIASCKVDRITRASNRRNQLTTFAEENVCNLLNTEAQPCKEKKMNRRKSQERKLTRRVLPKKNQALKSCRKKKAKRKKSVQKSLYGERDFASKKPLLSPISELPELSEGMPATLGAGRVCSDDFNSNGELEEELEEAKPPKGKSLLPQSPEDLQMNQGFNKYDLSAFCSSYTKSSLSLINSALDQDLNINAVATSEHKIIPKAEIKSEDADELKAGPESESSHVFCASVTAEPLAADDAESSVILPSRELATASQNVENIFQIFKISEDVNIKYEKQDDFFIATEGKVQTMHLTSDFQNKEVLINNVKESKRPSAGLRRNSIKGRSGTGMRGGEKQHRRHSSCYSDGQSLYLEENGNHESPYLASSSVEIGLENSELYKDLSDSIEQTFQRTNSETKVRRSTRLRKDLEDEGLVWISLPFPSTSCTSQKTKRRTICTVDSRGFGGLSLSKETVSSGQKPSMPFPVSGKENREGFAAGSSSLPGKRRKSVCTSVLANTRDTTTQAKCYKRRTSLSQKGESSPKDFQRIEPVQELKQ